Proteins from one Triticum aestivum cultivar Chinese Spring chromosome 7A, IWGSC CS RefSeq v2.1, whole genome shotgun sequence genomic window:
- the LOC123149632 gene encoding uncharacterized protein produces the protein MHEFVSNKLHAALFNCLHSFFSSWHCDSTNWGRTFPIIMREKNERDETGLGATFFARNFDGDRLQIPLTKETLASHSNLMFYELMRMQGNQTKAAHDSLEAIKGTFLVL, from the exons ATGCACGAGTTTGTAAGCAACAAACTGCATGCTGCCCTGTTCAACTGTCTACATAGTTTCTTCAGTTCTTGGCACTGTGATTCCACTAACTGGGGACGCACATTCCCGATCATAATGCGGGAAAAAAATGAGAG AGATGAAACTGGCTTGGGTGCTACTTTCTTTGCTAGGAATTTCGACGGTGACAGGCTACAAATCCCGCTGACCAAA GAGACGTTGGCATCACACAGCAACCTCATGTTTTACGAGCTGATGCGGATGCAAGGGAACCAAACCAAGGCGGCACACGATTCACTCGAAGCAATCAAAGGAACGTTCCTTGTTCTTTAG